The following proteins are co-located in the Pomacea canaliculata isolate SZHN2017 linkage group LG10, ASM307304v1, whole genome shotgun sequence genome:
- the LOC112574427 gene encoding transforming growth factor beta-3-like, with amino-acid sequence MALQQGKEQVLPVQPEWTWFKILFVVFLLHLAMMTGAQPVNSHQVSDSTTPHEVHPSVHRSSRPLVDNPNPSFRYMYKLYRMMARQDKDCCVQYKGDNHKAETITGIPGVAGGDFPNRYFSFNVSSLDDSDNTTLVQVAVATRSLRHSACHVSLDIVQDSSIERPTCQHNPFNISHLDVFNVTSAVQSRVASRDEDFKVYMASADFIRVRSATLVVFRNIHPDEIMNRQCQPCSTGHDSMDEEENSSSIILPPATRLERRRRDTATLMGRVVPEEEGRNLTRFPSRGKEDTGISGLFGQHPLSSSLSADDRMRILHERRRRSAEQNASATYERSDSVCQVTDLILHPLWDLGIVGVISPELFRINLCWGQCPTVLFPHADRPYHSYLTSFFTMYFPEDAAHRQPPVPLPRCIPSAYSPMSVILVTNNTIQVERWRDAIVRQCKCV; translated from the exons ATGGCTTTACAACAAGGGAAAGAGCAGGTCCTCCCTGTCCAGCCAGAATGGACTTGGTTCAAAATCCTGTTCGTTGTCTTCCTTCTTCACCTCGCCATGATGACCGGTGCACAGCCAGTGAACTCTCACCAAGTGTCCGACTCTACGACACCACATGAAGTTCATCCCTCTGTTCATCGCAGCAGCAGACCTCTTGTCGACAATCCAAACCCCAGCTTCCGGTATATGTACAAGCTTTACAGAATGATGGCAAGACAAGACAAAGACTGCTGTGTACAATACAAGGGGGACAATCATAAAGCAGAAACCATCACAGGGATTCCAGGTGTTGCAG GAGGCGACTTTCCCAACCGATATTTTTCCTTCAACGTTTCTTCCCTCGACGACAGCGACAACACAACTCTTGTTCAGGTTGCCGTGGCAACGAGGTCGTTGCGTCATTCCGCCTGCCATGTTAGCCTTGATATCGTACAGGATTCTAGCATTG AGCGCCCGACCTGCCAACATAACCCTTTCAACATCAGTCATCTAGATGTCTTCAATGTCACCTCCGCTGTCCAATCCCGTGTGGCGTCACGAGATGAGGACTTTAAGGTCTACATGGCATCCGCAGACTTTATTCGCGTACGAAGCGCCACCTTAGTGGTATTTCGCAATATCCACCCCGACGAGATCATGAACCGCCAGTGTCAGCCTTGCTCCACAGGACACGACAGTATGGATGAGGAGGAAAACTCGTCGTCCATAATACTTCCTCCAGCCACCCGACTGGAGCGTCGCAGGCGAGATACGGCCACCCTGATGGGACGCGTGGTTCCGGAAGAAGAGGGGCGCAATCTCACCAGGTTTCCAAGCAGAGGAAAGGAGGACACCGGCATCTCAGGGCTTTTCGGGCAACATCCACTCAGCTCCAGCCTCTCCGCGGACGATCGCATGCGAATCCTTCACGAACGGCGTCGACGCTCTGCGGAACAAAATGCCAGCGCCACCTACGAGCGATCTGATTCCGTTTGCCAGGTGACGGACCTAATCCTGCATCCCCTGTGGGACTTAGGCATAGTGGGTGTGATCTCGCCCGAACTCTTTCGCATCAACTTATGTTGGGGTCAATGTCCAACGGTCCTGTTTCCCCACGCCGACAGACCGTACCACAGTTACCTGACCAGCTTCTTCACCATGTACTTCCCAGAGGATGCGGCGCACAGACAGCCCCCTGTTCCACTCCCGCGATGCATTCCGTCGGCATATAGTCCAATGTCAGTGATTTTGGTGACTAACAACACCATACAAGTGGAGCGGTGGCGGGATGCCATAGTTCGACAATGCAAGTGTGTGTAA
- the LOC112574024 gene encoding lactosylceramide 1,3-N-acetyl-beta-D-glucosaminyltransferase-like: protein MVQGRALLQIASDQFQCSRVVVLGGSGKERYTTFIIAGIFLVCIVQLSAAAGSPKTTAKIIPLKEEPEMEWDDCKFHIDSLQSWQDEQLCQNRSSIDSRPDTCDNCFDPTVLLAINTPTLCDKEQKPGIIDVLFIISSLHQHFRLRTRIRNNWGSVTANNTTNFRHVFLLGTSPNADVMSKVRQEARLFGDMLVGHFNDHYYNLTFKTMMGVNWAVKNCGHARFFVKMDDDVWVNTNRLLVKLQENTLYLQEAIGGMCFVKALVKRDKTSKWYVPEAYYANEFYSQYCYGFAYVGAMAVLEQVLAISRHVPFFFVDDVYVGMCLEQVGFGVIKFPGFKASGDTCKDRNIDDIAVHGALHWRWFPTAATNRPLIARPLHTMLLKMSLFINSSLCIDQGRINPFLNINRDPVKIKLGSLTSLNHLSLSHLLYQTLRTLRPLLDPNLPLNRRPLLNPNVPLILSPPFSTKPPLNRNPPLALSHLLNPNLLFKLLPLLNRSPPLN, encoded by the exons atggtGCAGGGCAGAGCACTCCTTCAAATCGCAAGTGACCAATTCCAGTGCAGTAGGGTGGTGGTCCTTGGAGGGAGCGGCAAGGAGAGATACACAACGTTCATCATTGCTGGAATATTTCTAGTGTGTATCGTCCAGCTCAGTGCAGCTGCAGGATCACCGAAAACCACGGCAAAAATAATACCATTGAAAGAGGAACCAGAAATGGAGTGGGATGATTGCAAATTCCACATCGACAGCTTGCAATCATGGCAGGATGAACAGCTGTGTCAAAACAGATCATCCATTGATTCCAGACCTGACACTTGCGACAACTGCTTCGACCCCACAGTCCTGCTGGCAATAAATACCCCCACTCTCTGTGACAAGGAGCAGAAGCCAGGCATCATTGATGTCCTCTTTATCATCTCCTCACTGCACCAGCATTTTCGACTTCGCACCAGAATCCGCAACAACTGGGGAAGCGTCACCGCCAACAACACCACTAACTTCCGACATGTCTTCCTGCTGGGAACATCGCCCAACGCTGACGTCATGAGCAAGGTCAGGCAAGAAGCAAGATTGTTCGGGGATATGCTAGTCGGACACTTCAACGACCACTACTACAACCTCACGTTCAAGACTATGATGGGCGTGAACTGGGCGGTGAAGAACTGCGGCCATGCAAG GTTTTTTGTGAAGATGGACGACGACGTGTGGGTGAACACCAACCGTCTGCTGgtaaaattacaagaaaatactCTGTATCTGCAGGAAGCCATAGGCGGAATGTGCTTTGTGAAAGCCTTGGTCAAGCGGGACAAGACGTCTAAGTG gtaTGTTCCCGAAGCGTATTACGCCAACGAGTTTTACTCGCAATACTGTTATGGGTTCGCCTATGTCGGGGCAATGGCCGTCCTCGAGCAGGTGCTCGCCATATCCCGACATGTTCCCTTCTTCTTCGTGGATGACGTGTACGTGGGGATGTGCCTCGAGCAGGTGGGCTTTGGCGTCATCAAATTTCCAGGCTTCAAAGCCTCAGGAGACACCTGCAAGGACAGAAACATCGACGACATCGCTGTGCACGGAGCGTTGCACTGGCGGTGGTTCCCTACTGCGGCCACAAACCGCCCCCTCATCGCACGCCCACTCCATACGATGCTTCTGAAAATGAGCCTTTTCATAAATTCAAGCCTTTGTATAGATCAAGGTCGTATAAACCCTTTTCTGAATATAAATCGGGACCCAGTGAAGATAAAGTTAGGCTCCCTTACAAGTCTAAACCATCTCAGTCTGAGCCACTTGTTGTATCAAACACTTCGGACTCTAAGGCCTCTTCTCGATCCAAACCTTCCTCTCAATCGAAGACCTCTTCTCAATCCAAACGTTCCTTTGATTCTAAGCCCTCCTTTCAGTACAAAACCTCCTCTCAATCGAAACCCTCCTCTGGCTCTAAGCCATCTTCTCAATCCAAATCTTCTTTTCAAACTATTGCCTCTTCTCAATCGAAGCCCTCCTCTCAATTGA